From one Vibrio neonatus genomic stretch:
- a CDS encoding carbohydrate ABC transporter permease encodes MSAFSEPLKNRLKVLLFTAPLLVPLFTFWLMPFGYSIYISFTDWDYISPDYSFIGLENYEYMVEDFEFVQAALNTFWFSLGVVIPTIILGLVFALLLHKNFHGSQFYRAVIFSPWITPTVAVSIVWSWVFETKSGLANHLLESMGFSAIPWLENGNTALMAVIIVTVWQAIGWTMLFYISALNKIPHSLYEASLIDGCSSLTRFLKITLPLISPTTFFLVVVNIITAMQAFDQFQILTQGGPGGETRTLLYLFYQQAFERYEMGPAAATSLVIFLITGLLALANTYIGKRWVYY; translated from the coding sequence ATGAGTGCTTTCTCTGAACCACTGAAAAATCGCTTAAAGGTGCTGTTATTTACCGCGCCATTGCTGGTGCCATTGTTTACTTTTTGGCTGATGCCATTTGGGTATTCAATTTACATCAGCTTCACCGATTGGGACTACATTTCGCCTGACTATTCATTCATTGGTTTAGAAAACTATGAGTACATGGTTGAGGATTTTGAATTTGTGCAAGCGGCGCTGAACACCTTTTGGTTTTCCCTTGGTGTTGTGATTCCAACCATCATTTTAGGTTTGGTTTTTGCGCTGTTACTACACAAAAATTTTCATGGTAGTCAGTTCTATCGCGCGGTGATTTTCTCTCCTTGGATCACACCAACAGTGGCGGTATCGATTGTTTGGTCATGGGTGTTTGAGACCAAATCAGGGCTGGCAAATCATCTTTTAGAGTCAATGGGTTTTAGCGCCATTCCGTGGTTAGAAAACGGCAATACAGCGTTGATGGCGGTCATTATCGTGACTGTGTGGCAGGCGATAGGCTGGACCATGCTGTTCTATATCAGCGCTCTGAACAAGATCCCACACTCTTTATATGAAGCGTCTTTGATTGATGGATGTAGCAGTTTGACCCGTTTCTTAAAAATCACGCTGCCATTGATTTCGCCAACCACTTTCTTTTTGGTGGTGGTCAACATCATCACTGCCATGCAGGCGTTCGATCAGTTTCAAATACTGACTCAAGGCGGGCCGGGCGGCGAAACCAGAACATTGCTGTATTTGTTCTATCAACAAGCGTTTGAGCGATATGAAATGGGGCCTGCGGCGGCAACGTCATTAGTCATCTTCTTGATTACCGGATTACTGGCACTGGCGAATACCTATATCGGTAAACGCTGGGTGTATTACTAA
- a CDS encoding LysR substrate-binding domain-containing protein, which yields MLPPLRALVAFDAVARLGSIGAAARELCVTQAAVSQQLKSLEAFLDTTLFERSSKGVKLTSSAQQYQPIVSGSLAHLKLQTQILFGEKETDVLSLRVNHTFCHSWLLPRLPSFYKKYPFIRLDIQQVDWPSTTPCQSVDIELTNGKVESEDTHCERLFQEHWQLVCSPAFKAQHQQQLSQHDFSSLATVQVKGYRENWLQWLSHNQFEMTMPKVLLEVSNSLHALEAVKHGIGMLLVRSLVVSQLLDKGELVLACDSSMPAESAHYLITKNRRNAKVNFFCDWLYHQMQEGEAE from the coding sequence ATGTTACCTCCACTGCGCGCTTTGGTCGCATTTGATGCGGTTGCCCGTCTTGGCTCTATTGGCGCGGCTGCTCGTGAACTTTGCGTTACTCAAGCCGCCGTTAGCCAGCAACTTAAAAGTTTAGAAGCCTTTCTAGATACAACCTTATTTGAACGCAGTTCAAAAGGGGTAAAGCTGACCTCATCGGCGCAGCAATATCAGCCGATTGTGTCGGGGTCACTTGCTCATCTTAAATTACAAACTCAAATATTGTTTGGCGAAAAAGAAACGGATGTCCTGAGTTTGCGCGTCAACCATACCTTTTGTCACAGCTGGCTACTGCCTCGCTTACCTTCTTTTTATAAAAAATATCCGTTTATTCGTTTAGACATTCAGCAAGTTGACTGGCCTTCAACAACGCCTTGCCAGAGCGTTGATATTGAATTGACTAATGGCAAAGTCGAAAGCGAAGACACCCACTGCGAACGCTTGTTTCAAGAGCATTGGCAGTTGGTTTGCAGCCCTGCTTTTAAAGCGCAACATCAGCAGCAGTTGAGTCAGCATGACTTTTCCTCACTGGCCACCGTGCAGGTGAAGGGCTATCGAGAAAACTGGCTGCAATGGCTAAGCCACAATCAATTTGAAATGACGATGCCGAAGGTTCTGTTAGAGGTGAGCAATTCCCTACATGCCTTAGAAGCGGTCAAGCATGGCATTGGCATGTTATTGGTGCGCTCGCTGGTGGTGTCGCAATTGCTTGATAAAGGCGAGCTAGTGCTGGCCTGTGATTCAAGCATGCCGGCTGAGTCTGCCCACTATTTAATTACTAAAAATCGCCGCAATGCCAAAGTAAATTTCTTCTGTGATTGGCTGTATCACCAAATGCAAGAGGGAGAAGCCGAGTAA
- a CDS encoding DMT family transporter: MLSSLPPLLALSMAIILEVIATSLLPKTNQFTSVPATLTVLASYGCAFYLLSLTVKSMSLGVAYAIWCGSGMVLVASIAWMFYGQKLDIYAVVGIGFILTGTVIINVFSNSVTH, from the coding sequence ATGCTGTCATCATTACCCCCTTTATTAGCACTGTCGATGGCGATTATTTTGGAAGTCATTGCCACGTCTTTATTACCAAAAACCAATCAGTTTACCTCAGTACCTGCCACCTTAACGGTATTGGCAAGTTACGGCTGTGCCTTTTATTTGTTGTCGTTGACCGTCAAAAGTATGTCACTGGGCGTTGCGTATGCGATTTGGTGTGGCTCAGGCATGGTATTGGTGGCCTCTATCGCATGGATGTTTTACGGGCAAAAATTAGATATTTATGCCGTGGTGGGTATTGGCTTTATTTTAACGGGAACCGTGATCATCAATGTGTTCTCTAACTCGGTAACTCATTGA
- a CDS encoding DUF368 domain-containing protein: MNYFTNFLKGLAMGAADVVPGVSGGTVAFITGIYDTLLESIRRVNPSLIGVLRTKGIKGAFAHINGLFLISLFAGILTSLLTLAKLISWLLVTHPVPLWSFFFGLILVSIWHIMRQIKSFAWTRWIGFALGVGLAYAMTVLNPLHLEPTAINIVLSGAIAICAMILPGISGSFILLLIGMYSPVLGALKSLDIGFLVLFIGGCLCGLLSFSHLLSWLLQRFRDITLMFLVGLMVGTLPKIWPWKQTLSWRINSSGEQVPLLQKNLMPHSFESITGTSSQLVLAIVMMCIAIGLVLALEKFAEDK; encoded by the coding sequence ATGAATTACTTCACCAATTTCCTGAAAGGGTTGGCTATGGGTGCAGCCGATGTTGTGCCTGGTGTTTCTGGTGGTACGGTTGCCTTTATTACCGGTATCTACGACACCTTGCTAGAAAGTATCCGACGCGTGAACCCTTCGCTGATTGGCGTATTGCGCACAAAGGGAATTAAAGGCGCTTTTGCGCATATTAACGGCTTATTTTTGATCTCTTTATTTGCCGGTATTCTTACCAGCCTGCTAACCCTAGCTAAACTTATCTCTTGGCTACTGGTTACCCATCCTGTACCACTGTGGTCATTTTTCTTCGGCCTTATTTTAGTCTCTATTTGGCACATTATGCGTCAGATAAAGTCTTTTGCATGGACTCGTTGGATTGGCTTTGCATTGGGCGTAGGCTTAGCGTATGCCATGACAGTATTAAACCCACTGCATCTTGAACCGACCGCCATCAACATTGTGTTATCCGGCGCGATTGCTATTTGTGCGATGATCTTACCGGGCATTTCAGGCAGTTTTATTTTGCTGTTAATTGGCATGTATAGCCCTGTTCTGGGCGCATTAAAAAGCCTAGATATTGGCTTTTTGGTGCTGTTTATTGGCGGTTGTTTGTGTGGTTTGCTGAGCTTTTCACATCTGCTTTCTTGGCTATTACAACGCTTTAGAGACATTACCTTAATGTTCTTAGTGGGTTTAATGGTCGGTACACTGCCAAAAATTTGGCCTTGGAAACAAACGCTTAGCTGGCGCATCAACTCCAGTGGCGAACAAGTGCCTTTGTTACAAAAAAACCTCATGCCTCACAGTTTTGAGTCGATAACGGGGACTTCGTCACAACTTGTCTTAGCAATTGTCATGATGTGCATTGCAATTGGTTTAGTATTGGCATTGGAGAAATTTGCCGAAGACAAGTAA
- a CDS encoding SCO family protein, with protein MSRNWVLTLIIAAALGFGVKSYLDAQTQKQQQLIREQANNPIVTGKDNQQMPLFNPNDPRINVVYFGFTRCPDVCPTSLAMLSAALNQVSEETRHKIRPILITLDPDRDSGDDVAQYAQYFHNSFEGYRAEPDILDALAIKYGVIHIKTELENSALEYTVDHSSYFYFLAPDGTEILKVPHTLTPAPLIKAINDITTETPA; from the coding sequence ATGAGTAGAAATTGGGTACTGACCCTAATTATCGCCGCCGCACTCGGTTTTGGCGTAAAAAGCTACCTTGATGCGCAAACTCAAAAACAGCAACAGCTCATTCGCGAGCAAGCCAATAACCCGATAGTCACCGGAAAAGACAATCAGCAAATGCCATTGTTTAATCCCAATGATCCGCGCATCAACGTGGTGTATTTTGGTTTTACTCGCTGCCCTGACGTTTGCCCTACTTCATTGGCTATGCTCAGCGCCGCGCTGAATCAAGTTTCCGAAGAAACGCGCCACAAAATTCGCCCTATTTTAATTACCTTAGATCCTGATCGTGATTCTGGTGATGACGTGGCTCAATACGCCCAATATTTCCATAACAGCTTTGAAGGCTATCGAGCTGAACCGGACATCCTTGATGCTTTAGCCATAAAATATGGCGTAATCCATATCAAAACAGAACTAGAAAACTCAGCGTTAGAATACACCGTAGACCACAGCTCTTATTTTTACTTTCTGGCTCCTGACGGCACAGAAATACTCAAGGTTCCGCACACTCTTACCCCTGCGCCACTGATTAAAGCTATCAACGATATCACTACGGAGACACCAGCATGA
- a CDS encoding copper chaperone PCu(A)C — MIARISTLILLLLSPLVYAHNAITVSDAFVKETPPTSTTSAIFLKIDNPSSEDRALVSASTPAAKITELHTHAMQDGVMKMRQLERIALPAKTETVLKPHSLHIMLFDITEPLKEGMVIPLTLTFDSGRTLNLSVPVKKMKMMKH, encoded by the coding sequence ATGATCGCACGAATTTCGACCCTTATTTTGTTACTACTTTCGCCACTGGTTTACGCGCACAATGCAATTACCGTTTCCGATGCATTTGTTAAAGAAACGCCGCCAACGTCAACCACCAGCGCAATTTTCTTAAAAATTGACAACCCGAGCAGTGAAGATCGCGCCTTAGTTTCTGCCAGCACTCCTGCGGCTAAGATCACTGAACTGCACACCCATGCGATGCAAGATGGAGTAATGAAAATGCGCCAACTAGAACGCATTGCATTACCTGCTAAAACTGAAACGGTATTAAAGCCGCACAGCTTGCACATTATGCTATTTGATATCACTGAGCCTTTAAAAGAAGGTATGGTGATCCCTCTTACATTAACCTTTGATAGCGGACGTACTTTGAACCTATCTGTACCGGTTAAAAAAATGAAAATGATGAAACACTAA
- the rsgA gene encoding ribosome small subunit-dependent GTPase A, whose protein sequence is MNLQHLGWQPFFQQQLTLDDYEQAIVARVSAHHRSGYQLLTESEEVSLPMHDSLPAMTVGDWVLLDHQMQFQRCLERSSLFSRKAAGSKLAEQKIAANIDTVFIVMSLNDDFNLSRVERYLALTNEAQVEAVIVLTKADLCPDAQNLKQQVQSLDPMLLIETVNALDYDSVKALTPWCKTGKTVAFLGSSGVGKSTLVNTLLQEQTQQTGAIREDDSKGRHTTTGRTIHTMPSGGVLLDTPGMRELQLANVSQGLSETFAEIEELATQCRFSDCSHQNEPGCAIQKALQADQLDERRLNNYLKLQREQARNSASLAQLRSQDKQLGKMIRSVQNENRSRKNK, encoded by the coding sequence ATGAATTTACAACATCTTGGCTGGCAACCCTTTTTCCAGCAACAATTAACGCTGGATGATTATGAACAGGCTATTGTTGCCAGAGTTAGCGCGCACCACCGCTCCGGTTATCAACTATTAACCGAGAGTGAAGAAGTCTCACTGCCTATGCACGACTCACTGCCCGCTATGACAGTGGGTGATTGGGTGCTCCTTGATCATCAAATGCAGTTTCAGCGCTGTCTTGAGCGAAGCTCGCTGTTTTCTCGTAAAGCAGCAGGCTCGAAATTAGCAGAGCAAAAAATTGCCGCGAACATCGACACCGTTTTTATCGTCATGTCACTTAACGATGATTTTAATTTGAGCCGAGTGGAGCGTTATTTAGCTCTTACCAACGAAGCGCAAGTTGAAGCTGTGATTGTATTGACTAAAGCCGATCTTTGCCCTGATGCGCAGAACTTAAAACAGCAAGTGCAGTCGCTCGATCCTATGCTGCTCATCGAAACGGTAAATGCGCTCGATTACGACAGCGTTAAAGCCCTCACCCCTTGGTGTAAGACGGGCAAAACCGTTGCGTTTTTGGGCTCATCAGGGGTAGGTAAATCAACACTGGTGAATACACTGCTGCAAGAGCAGACGCAACAAACAGGCGCAATTCGAGAGGATGACAGTAAGGGACGCCATACCACCACAGGGCGTACGATCCACACTATGCCTAGTGGCGGCGTGTTATTAGACACCCCAGGGATGCGTGAGTTGCAACTGGCGAACGTCAGTCAAGGGCTCAGTGAAACCTTTGCTGAAATTGAAGAGCTTGCAACGCAATGCCGTTTTTCTGACTGCTCTCATCAAAATGAACCCGGTTGCGCCATTCAAAAAGCGCTACAAGCGGATCAATTAGACGAAAGGCGACTTAATAACTACTTAAAGCTGCAACGTGAACAAGCGCGCAACAGTGCTTCTCTGGCTCAGCTTCGCTCGCAAGATAAGCAGTTGGGCAAAATGATTCGCTCTGTACAAAATGAGAATCGATCACGCAAGAATAAGTAA
- a CDS encoding alpha-amylase family protein: protein MLNPITLNQNSAQATDVILHAFDWPYKTIAERAEHISQLGYKTVLVSPPMKSLKHKTGTAWWQRYQPQDYRIIDNELGNTLDFRSMMTCLNEHGIRVYVDVVFNHMANEAYLRSDLQYPSQQELQAYADDPEYYESLRLFGDLSRPLFTENDFVEAFGIKDWRDKWQVQNGRITGGPHDAGLPTLRDCEHVIEQQRAYLLAMKEMGVKGFRIDAAKHISIDQLRKVWTKEITEGVHIFGEIITDGGATKQEYELFLKPYLNKTRLGAYDFPLFNTVHQALQGQGRMSALIDPYNVGEALKRQRAITFVITHDIPNNDVFQGLIMTEEYEWLGYCYILCRDGGVPLVYTDLDTSGINDSSGHPRWMNAWQDPRMKTLIDFHNHVHSLPMTVLEVSDEHIVFSRAENGLVAINKSDVAINVRIRWQKAMFDLVEQQALYPDDGRLEFTVPAKGYRCLVGDGVE, encoded by the coding sequence ATGTTGAACCCAATTACTTTGAATCAGAACTCTGCGCAGGCGACGGATGTTATCTTACATGCGTTTGATTGGCCTTATAAAACGATTGCAGAGCGTGCCGAGCACATTAGTCAGCTTGGCTACAAAACGGTGTTAGTGTCTCCACCGATGAAATCCTTGAAGCACAAAACAGGTACGGCATGGTGGCAACGCTATCAGCCACAAGATTATCGAATCATTGATAACGAACTGGGCAATACTCTAGATTTTCGCTCGATGATGACTTGCTTAAATGAACACGGTATTCGCGTGTATGTGGATGTGGTGTTTAATCACATGGCCAATGAGGCTTATCTACGATCGGATTTACAATATCCGAGTCAGCAAGAGTTGCAAGCGTATGCCGATGATCCTGAATATTATGAATCGTTAAGATTGTTTGGCGATCTTAGCCGTCCGCTGTTTACGGAAAACGACTTTGTAGAAGCGTTTGGCATAAAAGATTGGCGCGACAAATGGCAAGTGCAAAATGGCCGCATCACTGGAGGGCCGCACGATGCAGGCTTGCCAACGCTGCGCGATTGCGAGCATGTGATTGAGCAGCAGCGCGCCTATTTACTGGCTATGAAAGAGATGGGCGTAAAAGGCTTTCGCATTGATGCCGCCAAACACATTTCTATTGATCAATTGCGCAAGGTGTGGACTAAAGAAATCACCGAAGGGGTGCACATTTTTGGTGAAATCATCACCGATGGCGGTGCAACTAAACAAGAGTATGAGCTTTTTCTCAAGCCTTATTTAAATAAGACTCGTTTAGGGGCATATGATTTTCCGCTGTTTAATACCGTTCATCAAGCCTTACAGGGGCAAGGGCGCATGTCAGCGTTAATTGACCCGTATAACGTGGGTGAAGCGTTAAAACGTCAGCGCGCCATCACTTTTGTGATCACCCATGACATCCCGAACAACGATGTGTTTCAAGGGCTGATCATGACTGAGGAATATGAGTGGCTAGGGTATTGCTACATATTGTGCCGCGATGGCGGAGTGCCTTTGGTGTATACCGACCTTGATACCAGCGGAATAAATGATAGCAGTGGTCATCCGCGCTGGATGAATGCATGGCAAGATCCGAGAATGAAAACCCTGATTGATTTTCACAATCATGTGCACAGCTTACCGATGACAGTGCTAGAGGTCAGCGACGAACATATTGTGTTTAGCCGCGCAGAAAATGGTTTAGTGGCAATTAATAAGTCAGATGTTGCGATTAACGTGCGGATTCGTTGGCAGAAAGCGATGTTTGATTTAGTCGAGCAACAAGCGCTTTACCCGGACGACGGCAGGCTTGAATTTACGGTGCCGGCAAAAGGCTATCGCTGTTTAGTCGGTGATGGTGTGGAATAA
- a CDS encoding DUF1353 domain-containing protein, which yields MSEHILYRAGYKYQLAEQFVIKLEVFPPQAIEMEFISLNLDGWLTIRSGYAWDGPSGPVVDTTQNMRASLVHDALYQLLRCEYLPATAKDTADKIFEQLCINDGVNEFTAHMYYLGLKLGGKPASDPRNQKPRLKAPWR from the coding sequence ATGTCCGAACATATTTTGTATCGCGCAGGTTATAAGTATCAATTAGCCGAGCAGTTTGTGATTAAATTAGAGGTATTTCCGCCGCAAGCCATAGAGATGGAATTTATTAGTTTAAACCTAGATGGATGGCTAACTATTCGTTCAGGATATGCTTGGGATGGTCCGTCTGGGCCTGTAGTTGATACCACGCAAAATATGCGAGCATCATTAGTGCATGACGCGCTTTATCAGTTGTTACGCTGTGAATATTTGCCAGCAACTGCCAAAGATACGGCGGATAAAATATTTGAGCAGTTATGTATTAATGACGGCGTAAATGAGTTTACCGCGCATATGTATTATTTAGGTTTAAAGTTGGGAGGCAAACCTGCCAGCGATCCCAGAAATCAAAAACCAAGGTTAAAAGCGCCGTGGCGTTAA